The following proteins come from a genomic window of Rhodoligotrophos sp. CJ14:
- the mtnA gene encoding S-methyl-5-thioribose-1-phosphate isomerase, with the protein MKVNGAHYRSIWCEGNGGQSVKIIDQTRLPHAFVVVALESLEDAATAIETMQVRGAPLIGATAAYGIALALKVDASDEALEAAAARLRRTRPTAINLNWAIDEMLAAIRNRPREARAAAAFAKAAEICDEDVETNRCIGKHGLALIQEIAKEKAGQTVNILTHCNAGWIATVDWGTALAPIYMAHEAEIPVHVWVDETRPRNQGAALTAWELGQHGVPHTIIADNSGGHLMQHGQVDLCIVGTDRTTAQGDVANKIGTYLKALAARDNNIPFYVALPSSTIDWTIKDGVAEIPIEQRSPTEVTHMTGRSAQGDIITVEIAAPGSPAANYAFDVTPARLVTGLITERGLCPASTEGLLSLFPERRG; encoded by the coding sequence ATGAAGGTCAACGGCGCCCATTACCGCTCGATCTGGTGCGAGGGAAACGGCGGTCAGTCGGTCAAGATCATCGATCAGACACGGCTGCCACACGCCTTCGTCGTCGTTGCGCTCGAAAGCCTGGAGGATGCCGCCACAGCGATCGAAACCATGCAGGTGCGCGGGGCACCGCTGATCGGTGCGACGGCTGCCTATGGAATTGCGCTCGCGCTCAAGGTCGATGCATCCGATGAAGCCCTCGAAGCAGCCGCTGCCCGGCTGCGGCGCACCCGCCCCACCGCCATTAATCTCAACTGGGCGATCGATGAGATGCTCGCTGCCATTCGCAATCGGCCGCGAGAGGCGCGGGCAGCCGCAGCCTTCGCCAAAGCAGCAGAGATCTGCGATGAAGACGTCGAAACGAACCGCTGCATCGGCAAGCACGGCCTTGCGCTGATCCAGGAGATCGCCAAGGAGAAAGCCGGACAGACCGTCAACATTCTCACCCATTGCAATGCGGGTTGGATCGCGACAGTCGATTGGGGCACCGCGCTTGCACCGATCTATATGGCGCATGAGGCCGAGATTCCGGTCCATGTCTGGGTGGATGAGACGCGGCCGCGCAATCAGGGGGCCGCACTCACGGCCTGGGAGCTCGGCCAGCATGGGGTCCCGCATACGATCATCGCGGACAATAGCGGCGGACATCTCATGCAACATGGCCAAGTCGACCTGTGCATCGTCGGTACGGACCGAACCACGGCCCAGGGGGACGTGGCCAACAAGATCGGTACGTATCTCAAGGCGCTCGCCGCACGGGACAATAACATTCCGTTCTACGTGGCGCTGCCCTCCTCTACCATCGACTGGACCATCAAAGACGGTGTGGCCGAAATTCCTATCGAGCAGAGATCGCCGACGGAGGTCACCCATATGACCGGACGGAGCGCTCAAGGGGACATCATAACCGTCGAGATTGCAGCGCCCGGCAGCCCTGCAGCAAATTACGCGTTCGATGTCACTCCAGCCCGGCTCGTCACCGGCCTCATCACGGAGCGTGGTCTCTGCCCGGCAAGCACGGAAGGTCTCCTGTCGCTGTTTCCGGAGCGGCGAGGCTAA
- the uvrC gene encoding excinuclease ABC subunit UvrC — MNSELPHSLTETDIPGETASLSGPEVIRAVVKTAPTRPGVYRMFDADGQLLYVGKARSLKARLQNYTRLGGHTNRIATMISLTTSMELITTATEAEALLLEANLIKTHKPRYNVVLRDDKSFPYILIARDHAVAQITKHRGARTRKGSYFGPFASAGAVNRTINALEKAFLLRSCSDSVFENRTRPCLLYQIKRCSAPCTNYIDAADYDVLVQDAIAFLSGRSQNVKQDLARAMEQASERLDFEQAARYRDRIAALSHVTAHQGINPQSVEQADVFGMFQEGGQTCIQVFFFRSAQNWGNRAYFLKTDKSVEPAEVLETFLVQFYDDKPCPRLILLSDEVPSRELVETALSTRAEHRVSITVPKRGEKRELVAHAASNAREALGRKLAESSSQNRLLEGVARAFGMDEPPRRIEIYDNSHIQGASPVGAMVVAGREGFIKKEYRKFNIRSADAAGDDYAMMREVLTRRFSRLMKESAALDVEGPLDEGDAEEADATGDPDDLPAWPDLVLIDGGQGQLSAALGVLKELGVNGVAVVGVAKGPDRDAGRDHFHMDGRPPFMLEARDPVLYYVQRLRDEAHRFAIGSHRARRKKAMGVNPLDEIPGIGPERKRALLRAFGSARSVARASVADLAAVAGVSTALARTIYDYFHESRS; from the coding sequence ATGAATAGTGAATTGCCTCATAGCCTGACAGAGACCGACATTCCCGGCGAGACCGCTTCGCTTTCCGGGCCTGAGGTCATTCGCGCGGTGGTCAAGACCGCGCCGACCCGGCCGGGTGTCTATCGCATGTTCGACGCGGACGGGCAGCTCCTCTATGTGGGCAAGGCCCGCAGCCTCAAGGCGCGGCTGCAGAACTATACCCGGCTTGGTGGCCACACCAACAGAATCGCCACCATGATCTCGCTGACGACGAGCATGGAGCTTATCACCACGGCGACCGAAGCCGAGGCGCTGCTGCTCGAAGCCAATCTCATCAAGACGCACAAGCCGCGATATAACGTGGTGCTGCGGGACGACAAATCGTTTCCTTATATTCTCATCGCCCGGGATCATGCGGTTGCGCAGATCACCAAGCATCGTGGCGCGCGCACCCGCAAAGGCAGCTATTTCGGCCCCTTTGCCTCAGCGGGCGCGGTGAACCGGACGATCAATGCTCTCGAGAAGGCCTTTCTTCTGCGCTCCTGCTCGGATTCCGTGTTCGAGAACCGCACCAGGCCTTGCCTGCTCTATCAGATCAAACGCTGCAGCGCGCCTTGCACGAACTATATCGATGCCGCCGATTATGACGTGCTGGTCCAGGATGCGATCGCGTTCCTGTCCGGGCGCAGCCAAAACGTGAAGCAGGATTTGGCGCGGGCCATGGAGCAGGCATCGGAACGGCTCGATTTCGAACAGGCGGCGCGTTACCGCGACCGGATCGCAGCCCTCTCGCATGTCACTGCGCATCAAGGCATCAATCCGCAGTCGGTGGAACAGGCCGATGTGTTCGGCATGTTCCAGGAGGGCGGGCAGACCTGCATCCAGGTGTTTTTCTTCCGGTCAGCCCAGAACTGGGGCAATCGCGCCTATTTCCTCAAAACTGACAAGAGCGTCGAGCCGGCTGAAGTGCTCGAGACGTTCCTCGTGCAATTCTATGACGACAAGCCCTGCCCGCGGCTGATCCTGCTGAGTGACGAGGTCCCTTCCCGGGAGCTGGTGGAGACAGCGCTCAGCACCCGGGCGGAACACCGGGTCTCGATCACGGTTCCCAAGCGCGGCGAGAAACGCGAGCTCGTCGCCCATGCGGCCAGCAATGCCCGCGAAGCGCTGGGCCGGAAGCTTGCAGAGAGCAGCTCGCAAAACCGGCTGCTCGAGGGTGTCGCCCGGGCATTCGGCATGGATGAGCCGCCACGCCGGATCGAAATCTACGACAATAGTCACATTCAAGGAGCATCGCCGGTCGGCGCGATGGTGGTGGCCGGTCGTGAAGGCTTCATCAAAAAGGAGTATCGCAAGTTCAACATCCGCTCGGCCGATGCGGCGGGTGACGATTATGCGATGATGCGCGAAGTGCTGACCCGGCGCTTCAGCCGTCTGATGAAAGAATCGGCGGCGCTCGATGTGGAAGGCCCCCTCGATGAGGGGGATGCCGAGGAGGCGGACGCGACGGGCGATCCCGATGACCTGCCGGCCTGGCCGGACCTCGTGCTGATCGATGGTGGCCAAGGCCAGCTTTCGGCGGCGCTCGGCGTGCTCAAGGAGCTCGGGGTTAACGGTGTGGCCGTGGTCGGCGTCGCAAAAGGACCGGATCGCGATGCGGGGCGTGACCATTTCCATATGGATGGCCGCCCGCCATTCATGCTGGAGGCCCGGGATCCTGTGCTCTACTACGTTCAGCGTCTCAGAGATGAAGCGCACCGTTTCGCCATCGGCAGCCACCGCGCCCGCCGCAAGAAGGCGATGGGGGTCAATCCGCTGGACGAAATTCCTGGTATCGGCCCGGAGCGAAAACGTGCTTTGCTGCGCGCCTTCGGGTCGGCTCGTTCGGTTGCGCGCGCCAGTGTCGCAGATCTTGCGGCAGTCGCCGGTGTCAGCACTGCGCTGGCCCGAACCATTTATGATTATTTTCACGAAAGTCGAAGTTAA
- a CDS encoding adenine phosphoribosyltransferase: MNVRSNTDIKSLIRSIPDYPKPGIIFRDVTTLFANARGLRATIDELIWPFIGEQIDFVAGIEARGFILGGAVARELGVGFIPIRKKGKLPWKTIGKEYQLEYGVDTVEIHADAVGKGDRILLVDDLIATGGTANAAIELLEESAGEVVAAAFVIDLPFLGGAEKIMARGLKVHSLVAFEGE, encoded by the coding sequence ATGAACGTCCGCAGCAACACGGACATCAAGAGCCTGATCCGTTCGATCCCGGACTATCCCAAGCCCGGCATCATCTTCCGCGACGTGACGACGCTGTTTGCCAATGCGCGCGGTCTGCGTGCCACCATCGATGAGCTCATCTGGCCATTTATTGGTGAACAGATCGACTTTGTCGCAGGGATCGAGGCGCGCGGGTTCATTCTGGGCGGAGCCGTCGCACGCGAGCTTGGGGTGGGCTTCATTCCGATCCGCAAGAAGGGCAAGCTGCCCTGGAAGACCATCGGCAAGGAATATCAGCTCGAGTACGGTGTCGACACGGTGGAGATCCATGCGGATGCGGTGGGCAAAGGCGATCGCATTCTGCTCGTCGACGACTTGATCGCCACCGGGGGAACGGCCAATGCCGCAATCGAGCTTCTCGAGGAATCGGCCGGCGAGGTGGTGGCTGCGGCGTTCGTGATCGACCTGCCCTTCCTCGGGGGTGCAGAGAAGATCATGGCGCGCGGGCTGAAAGTCCATTCTCTCGTGGCATTCGAGGGCGAATAG
- a CDS encoding S-methyl-5'-thioadenosine phosphorylase, protein MTKAVLGIIGGSGFYDLPLTHARQEKIASPWGEPSDRLTIGDIDGLTVVFLPRHGKGHRLSPSDINYRANIDVMKRAGVTDLVSVSACGSFREHMAPGTFVLVDQFIDRTFARPKSFFGAGCVAHVSLAEPVSPKLVERVAAAARAESIPHHTGGTYLAIEGPQFSTLAESKLYREWGCDVIGMTNMPEAKLAREAEICYSSVAMVTDFDSWHPDHGVVDITQIIKVMTENSEKARRLVIRLAQMLPREHEPCPIGSDRALEHAIITAPDARDPALVAKLDAVAGRVLKSSPARS, encoded by the coding sequence ATGACCAAAGCTGTTCTCGGCATCATCGGCGGCAGCGGCTTCTATGACCTGCCGCTGACCCATGCCCGCCAGGAAAAGATCGCCAGCCCCTGGGGCGAGCCATCGGACCGCTTGACCATTGGCGATATCGACGGGCTGACGGTGGTGTTCCTGCCGCGTCACGGCAAAGGCCATCGCCTGTCACCGAGCGACATCAATTATCGCGCCAATATCGATGTCATGAAGCGCGCTGGCGTGACCGATCTCGTCTCGGTATCGGCGTGCGGGTCGTTCCGCGAGCATATGGCCCCCGGCACATTCGTGCTGGTCGACCAGTTCATCGACCGGACCTTTGCGCGGCCGAAGAGCTTCTTCGGTGCGGGCTGCGTGGCGCATGTCTCCTTGGCGGAGCCGGTAAGCCCGAAGCTGGTTGAGCGCGTCGCAGCGGCAGCGCGTGCCGAGAGCATTCCACATCATACAGGGGGCACCTATCTCGCGATCGAGGGCCCGCAATTTTCCACGCTGGCCGAATCCAAGCTCTATAGGGAATGGGGTTGCGATGTCATCGGCATGACGAATATGCCGGAGGCTAAACTCGCGCGTGAGGCCGAGATTTGCTACTCGTCGGTTGCGATGGTTACGGATTTCGATTCCTGGCACCCAGACCATGGGGTGGTCGACATCACGCAAATCATCAAAGTGATGACCGAAAATAGCGAGAAGGCGCGCCGGCTCGTCATTCGTCTGGCGCAGATGCTCCCGCGTGAGCACGAGCCCTGTCCGATCGGTTCCGATCGGGCGCTCGAGCATGCCATTATCACGGCGCCGGATGCCCGGGATCCAGCGCTCGTGGCCAAGCTCGACGCGGTTGCCGGCCGGGTTCTGAAGAGCTCTCCCGCTCGTTCGTAG
- a CDS encoding MaoC family dehydratase, translated as MPELYFEDFTVGRVFTSPVYELTADAIKEYAREFDWLPFHTDEAAAEASLLGGLCASGWHASSLVMRLIAESYINRAAGMGSFGLDECRWIKPLRPGPYQLRSEVLEARVSAKRPEMGITKMLWQLHDPAGVIFVEMRGANLFKTRASESAHVR; from the coding sequence ATGCCGGAACTCTATTTCGAGGATTTCACCGTTGGCCGGGTGTTCACCTCGCCCGTCTATGAGCTAACCGCGGACGCGATCAAGGAATACGCGCGCGAATTCGACTGGCTCCCCTTCCACACCGATGAGGCCGCGGCAGAGGCAAGCCTGCTTGGGGGCCTCTGTGCCAGCGGGTGGCATGCCAGCAGCCTCGTCATGCGGCTCATTGCCGAGAGCTATATCAACCGCGCCGCCGGCATGGGGTCCTTTGGTCTCGATGAATGCCGCTGGATAAAGCCGCTCCGGCCAGGGCCTTACCAGCTGCGCAGCGAGGTGCTTGAGGCGCGGGTCTCGGCCAAACGCCCGGAAATGGGCATCACCAAGATGCTTTGGCAGCTCCACGATCCTGCAGGCGTGATCTTCGTCGAGATGCGTGGCGCTAACCTGTTCAAGACCCGAGCCTCTGAGAGTGCCCATGTTCGTTGA
- a CDS encoding MaoC family dehydratase has protein sequence MFVEFYEDMQLGEEVLVGSYRFTEENIVRFARWFDPQPFHLSEEGGRNSIFGHLCASGWQTASAWMYCNLTYQEAFRATHQPRRGRWPELGPSPGFEDLRWPKPVYVGDEVTYSATLLAKRPLASRPGWGMVTVHIVGRKQTGEEVISIKCKVLVEMFGATEAQSAQ, from the coding sequence ATGTTCGTTGAATTCTACGAGGACATGCAGCTGGGCGAAGAGGTTCTCGTCGGCAGCTATCGCTTCACCGAAGAGAACATTGTCCGCTTTGCCCGCTGGTTCGACCCGCAGCCTTTCCACCTGTCGGAGGAGGGGGGACGGAACTCCATTTTTGGCCACCTCTGTGCCTCTGGCTGGCAGACAGCATCCGCATGGATGTATTGCAACCTCACCTATCAGGAGGCCTTCCGCGCCACGCACCAGCCGCGGCGCGGCCGCTGGCCGGAGCTGGGGCCGTCTCCAGGCTTCGAGGACCTTCGTTGGCCCAAGCCCGTCTATGTCGGTGACGAGGTGACCTACAGCGCCACGCTGCTTGCCAAGCGGCCACTGGCCTCGCGCCCGGGCTGGGGCATGGTGACCGTGCATATTGTCGGCCGCAAGCAGACGGGCGAGGAAGTCATTTCGATCAAGTGCAAGGTGCTGGTCGAGATGTTCGGCGCCACTGAAGCGCAGTCCGCGCAGTAA
- the pth gene encoding aminoacyl-tRNA hydrolase, which produces MMIIVGLGNPGPKYANNRHNIGFMAVDAIHRRHGRFTPWRARFQGELSEGELGGERVLLLKPLTYMNESGRSVGELLRFYKAEPTDVIVFYDELDLAPGKVRIKLGGGAAGHNGIRSLIAHIGPHFTRIRLGIGHPGHKDLVLGHVLGDFAKADAAWLDPLMDAVADNAALLVTDKPETFQNRIHAALKPATPKPQTAGKAQGQVSASTSEKD; this is translated from the coding sequence ATGATGATCATCGTCGGATTGGGCAATCCAGGCCCGAAATATGCGAATAACCGGCATAATATCGGCTTCATGGCGGTGGATGCGATCCATCGCCGCCATGGCCGGTTCACCCCATGGCGCGCGCGCTTCCAGGGCGAGCTCTCCGAGGGTGAGCTTGGGGGCGAGCGGGTTCTGCTCCTGAAGCCCCTGACTTACATGAACGAGTCGGGCCGGTCGGTGGGTGAGCTCCTGCGTTTCTACAAGGCCGAGCCCACCGACGTGATCGTGTTCTATGACGAGCTCGATCTCGCGCCGGGCAAGGTCAGAATCAAGCTCGGTGGCGGGGCTGCCGGCCATAATGGCATCAGATCACTGATCGCCCATATCGGGCCGCACTTCACCCGTATCCGCCTGGGCATCGGTCATCCCGGTCACAAGGATTTGGTTCTCGGTCATGTGCTTGGCGATTTCGCGAAGGCGGATGCGGCCTGGCTGGATCCGCTGATGGACGCGGTTGCGGACAATGCAGCCCTGCTCGTGACCGACAAGCCGGAAACCTTTCAAAACCGAATTCACGCTGCACTGAAGCCTGCTACCCCGAAGCCGCAGACGGCAGGGAAGGCGCAAGGCCAGGTGTCGGCAAGCACATCTGAAAAGGACTGA
- the ychF gene encoding redox-regulated ATPase YchF encodes MGFRCGIVGLPNVGKSTLFNALTQTAAAQAANYPFCTIEPNVGDVAVPDPRLDTLARIAGSREIIPTRLTFVDIAGLVRGASKGEGLGNQFLANIREVDAIAHVLRCFVDDDVTHVEGKVDPLRDAEIVETELMLADLESLERRRIAIEKKAKSGDKEAKASLELIDKALMLLREGKPARFAEVAPDQITAWKGLGLITTKPVLYVCNVEEASAGTGNAYSEQVFEKAHAEGAGAVVISAQIEAELAQLDTIERQDYLSELNLEEPGLNRLIREGYRLLQLITYFTVGPKEARAWTIRQATTAPKAAGVIHTDFEKGFIRAETIAYEDYVAFNGETGAKEAGRMRLEGKDYIVRDGDVMHFRFAT; translated from the coding sequence ATGGGGTTCCGCTGTGGCATCGTCGGTCTTCCCAATGTCGGGAAATCGACGCTCTTCAATGCCTTGACCCAGACCGCAGCGGCACAGGCGGCCAACTATCCCTTTTGCACCATCGAGCCGAATGTAGGCGATGTGGCGGTTCCTGATCCGCGCCTTGACACTCTTGCCCGTATTGCCGGCTCTCGCGAGATCATCCCCACCCGGCTCACCTTCGTGGATATTGCAGGCCTGGTGCGTGGCGCCTCCAAGGGGGAGGGCCTGGGCAACCAGTTCCTGGCCAATATCCGTGAAGTTGATGCGATCGCCCATGTTCTGCGCTGCTTCGTGGATGACGATGTCACCCACGTCGAGGGCAAGGTTGACCCTCTGCGCGATGCCGAGATCGTCGAGACTGAGCTCATGCTGGCGGACCTCGAGAGCCTGGAGCGTCGCCGCATCGCCATCGAGAAGAAAGCCAAGTCCGGCGATAAGGAAGCCAAGGCCAGCCTGGAGCTGATCGACAAGGCGCTTATGCTGCTGCGCGAGGGAAAGCCCGCCCGTTTCGCTGAGGTGGCCCCTGACCAAATAACCGCGTGGAAGGGCTTGGGCCTCATCACCACCAAGCCTGTGCTCTATGTCTGCAACGTGGAGGAGGCCTCTGCAGGCACCGGCAATGCCTATTCCGAGCAGGTCTTCGAGAAGGCGCACGCCGAAGGAGCAGGGGCGGTGGTCATTTCCGCCCAGATCGAGGCGGAGCTTGCCCAGCTCGACACTATTGAGCGCCAGGACTATCTCTCGGAGCTCAATCTCGAGGAACCGGGCCTCAACCGCCTGATCCGCGAGGGCTACAGGCTGCTACAGCTCATCACTTATTTCACTGTTGGCCCGAAGGAGGCGCGGGCCTGGACCATTCGCCAGGCGACTACCGCGCCTAAGGCGGCTGGCGTTATTCACACGGACTTCGAAAAAGGCTTCATTCGCGCCGAAACCATTGCCTATGAAGACTATGTCGCCTTCAATGGCGAGACGGGGGCGAAGGAAGCCGGCCGCATGCGGCTTGAGGGCAAGGACTATATCGTGCGTGATGGCGACGTCATGCATTTCCGCTTTGCAACTTGA
- a CDS encoding cytochrome c1: MSQTVTTKRARSLLAAISVGLGLALASPALAAEGQHEAKDISFSFEGPFGTFDRAQLQRGYQVYKEVCSACHSMHLLYFRNLGEPGGPEFPEEQVKAIAAGYQIQAGPNEDGEMFERPGLPSDHFPSPYPNPNAARAANGGALPPDLSLITKARPGWFGTFNQLVYGIGGPQYVYSVLTGYEDPPADVAASGPAGKAYNPYFAAGPWIGMPKPLNDGQVTYQDGTEATVDQMARDVSTFLAWAAEPKMEQRKELGFQVLIYIAILSVLLYLTKQRIWSRIGQH; this comes from the coding sequence ATGTCTCAGACAGTCACGACAAAAAGAGCACGCAGCCTGCTGGCAGCCATCTCGGTCGGCCTTGGCCTTGCGCTGGCCTCTCCGGCACTGGCCGCCGAAGGGCAGCACGAGGCGAAGGATATCTCCTTCTCGTTCGAGGGTCCGTTCGGCACCTTCGACCGGGCGCAGCTGCAGCGGGGCTACCAGGTCTATAAGGAGGTCTGCTCCGCCTGCCACAGCATGCATTTGCTCTATTTCCGCAATCTCGGCGAACCAGGTGGCCCGGAATTTCCCGAGGAGCAGGTGAAAGCGATCGCAGCCGGGTATCAGATCCAGGCTGGTCCCAACGAAGACGGCGAAATGTTCGAACGGCCCGGTCTGCCATCCGATCATTTCCCGAGCCCCTATCCCAATCCAAATGCGGCGCGGGCCGCGAATGGGGGCGCGCTGCCGCCTGATCTGTCCCTGATCACCAAGGCACGGCCGGGCTGGTTTGGTACCTTCAACCAGCTCGTCTACGGGATTGGCGGGCCGCAATATGTCTATTCGGTGCTGACGGGTTACGAGGATCCACCGGCAGACGTCGCTGCCAGCGGCCCTGCGGGGAAGGCCTATAATCCCTATTTCGCAGCCGGACCGTGGATCGGCATGCCGAAGCCGCTCAATGACGGCCAAGTCACCTATCAGGATGGTACGGAGGCAACCGTCGATCAGATGGCGAGGGACGTCTCAACCTTCCTCGCATGGGCGGCAGAGCCGAAGATGGAGCAGCGCAAGGAGCTCGGCTTCCAGGTGCTGATCTACATCGCCATTCTGAGCGTGCTGCTTTATCTCACCAAGCAGAGGATCTGGTCGCGTATCGGGCAACATTGA
- a CDS encoding 50S ribosomal protein L25/general stress protein Ctc: MAQTHSLTAVVRDRAGKGAARAVRRQGLVPGVIYGGKQEPQLVSLIYKDLMKEVETGRFLSTIYDLQVDGQTVQVLPRDVQFEPVRDFLIHVDFLRIAKDSHVTVSVPVVFINDESAPGIKRGGVLNIVRHEIELDCPADNIPEEITIDLTGADIGDSIHISAVKLPAGAKPTITDRDFTIATIAVPAAGVEEAAPAEGGEEEAS, from the coding sequence ATGGCGCAGACACATTCTCTGACTGCCGTCGTGCGTGATCGGGCCGGCAAGGGGGCCGCTCGTGCCGTACGTCGTCAGGGGCTCGTACCTGGTGTGATCTATGGCGGCAAGCAGGAGCCGCAGCTGGTCTCTCTCATCTACAAGGATCTCATGAAGGAAGTCGAGACGGGCCGTTTCCTCTCGACCATCTACGACCTTCAGGTCGATGGCCAGACCGTTCAGGTTCTGCCGCGCGATGTCCAGTTCGAGCCAGTGCGCGACTTTCTGATCCATGTGGATTTCCTCCGCATCGCCAAGGACTCGCACGTCACCGTGAGCGTGCCGGTGGTCTTTATCAATGACGAGAGCGCGCCCGGCATCAAGCGCGGTGGTGTGCTGAATATCGTTCGCCACGAGATCGAGCTCGATTGCCCCGCCGACAATATTCCTGAGGAAATCACTATCGATCTCACCGGTGCGGATATCGGCGATTCCATTCACATTTCCGCTGTGAAGCTGCCGGCCGGTGCCAAGCCGACCATCACGGACCGCGACTTCACCATCGCCACCATCGCCGTGCCTGCTGCTGGTGTCGAAGAGGCCGCTCCCGCTGAAGGCGGCGAAGAGGAAGCCTCCTAA